In the genome of Aedes aegypti strain LVP_AGWG chromosome 2, AaegL5.0 Primary Assembly, whole genome shotgun sequence, the window gggtaatatttccatatgcattttgatgagtctggaaagcgtgtgcaagtttctttgaggaaaacaaaaacaaactgtgtatgacgagcgtatgctagtctacgtgtgttcaaatgtcactaagctctatggattatgtatatccaTTTAGGAGTCAAACTGAgagaaattgactgaaatttttggttttagatttattataaatgttatattacCAAAGTTCCAAAAGCATAAGTTgtcactcctagctactctaaaactgattaaattttttgaaacttttgcaatattcgcagtaatcattcttaaggaagtgatgttgaaaaaatgtaagttattgttcgacttaccgaatattttagcaaaaaacatggaaaaagtggtatttttcttaaatttacttaagtttcaaagatgtccgcttataaattttccaaatgtactctactacatccgaacaacacaacgaagaactTAAGCAATCGTCTAGCccattaaaaaatagttttgaatgttgtatatttcttttttgttagatgtacgaatatgaaattgggtcAATTTCAGACACaaactcaatacttttccattattccaaagatttaagaaAATGAATACGGTTTGTCATtaccaaacaatagatgacacctgcGACTTttgttattgataaagtatatcgaagtccatgcagcatttaaaagttttataccatcttgatatgaaaacagggCTCCAtacaaaaatgaaattgagtcactgtataaAATAGCCATTAATGCAAAATCTTTAGTAATTCGGTGACTATTTTCATTTCTGAGTGTATATGTAGTGGGGGAGTCGCCCTAAATGGTTCTGTTTCACATTGTTCCTACGAAGTGCACCAGTGAGAAACGTCAAAATAAAGTGCATCGGTGCATCAGGGGCATTTGTTTTGCAACGGTTTTTGGTGTTTAAAGAGCTTGATTTGCCTTAAGTTTAGATTTTTCAGTCAATTCTTGTGCTATTTTTTTATCCAAGTAATGCCTCGCCGAGTTCGTCCACCGACACGTTACCCAGCAGGAGGAAAACTTCAAACATTGACGACGAAAGGAAGCAAGGCGAAAGCAGTTCCTGAACCGCCAGCATCTAAATCTAAATCAAAACCATCACAAGCATCTGGCGCAAAATCGAAGGCACCAAGCTCACCAAAACAACAGAAAGCTGCAGGACCAAAACGGTCGGAACCATCGACGAGCTTACCCAAGCAACGGGAAGTTCCAAGTCCAGTGGAACCACACCCGAGAAGATCCCGCTCCGAGTCGCGCTTGTCCAGCAACAGCGGCGACGAAGATTTCCAACCCTCGATTCGCGTTCGAAATGCTTCCGAGTCGCGTTTATACAGAAGTCGCCAACAGATCGCTCTACAGGACATTTACCGGCTGCAATCGACCACCCAGTTGCTAattccaaagttgtcattttcccGAGTCATCCGCGAAGTGCTGATGGAGTACATGTACCGGGACTTTCGTATCACGACCGAATGCCTCAATGCCCTCCAGGAAGCGTCCGAAATGTACCTGGTGCAGGTGTTTGAGGATTCGTACCGCTGCTGTCTACACCGGAACCGGGTAACGCTGGATGTGCCGGACATGAAGCTGGCCCTGTACCTGCGGGAGAAATGGCGCCCTTAGGACAGATGACTGGGTCTGCCTGGAAGACAATTATACTATATTTTTTGCGCTTTTACACCCACTAGCTTTAAGGAAAATTGTGTGAACCTAATTCTATAACAAGAAGCTAACCAACTGATTGTGTGAACATTTTTGActgccaataaatgattgaCCTTTTTTTTGGATTTGTGACACGGGTCAGTTCCATACCACGAGTCGATGTGCTGTTTGGGAAAGAAGTCCAAATTCAAGGCTATGACAGGAAGAAATTCGATTTCAAATCAACGCCAGGAAATTTGAATCCACGCGAATAGAATGAATTCTGaaccatagtttttttttgtaattttcattcCAAGAGTAaagacacagacaaacagacgttacaGCTAGGACAATTATCAATTTCaaacatagtcacgtgaacatttacgcccaatgctgaaaatacttcatttggccaaccgcgaactagGTGTCGGTAGTGAGccaacgtcaaactcgaacaaaagtgatgcgagcgccacgagtggCCCGTCGACCAACTATTCTTAGCAGTAATTTAGATTTGTTCGTATTAACACAGTGAGTATCAgtgtttttacatattttttttcaaagtagtgttttccttatttttatttatttatttatttatacttCATTCATGTAACGCAAGATTTACAATCTTTTTAAATGTTACAATTTGTAGATATTGAGTAGGATGTGCTATTTCTTATTCATGTAATAGTTCTATTGATTTTACTATTAATTAATTGCTGTGTGCTTGTTTAGTGCGCTCAATTCAACTCCAAGAGTAGGTCCCGTTTAAAGCTCGAAAAATTAACGGATAATTTTAGATTCAATGGTAGGTAATTCCAATTAATTATACCTCTTACAAACAGCGTGTGACTATAATAACTGGTATGATGTAAAGGAACAAGAAGACTTCTTGTTCTGGTGTTTCTACATGGATTCAACTTTGATGATAGATAACCAGGATTACCAGATGTGAGTATTTTGTAAATATGACAGCACGATCTATATTTGAGAAACTGATCAAAAATACAGCTAATTAAAGATGTTTGAAGATGGGTGACACTACCAAATCTTGGTATGTTAAAAACAAATCGAATGCAGGAATTGAGTGCAACACGAAGCTTATTTAAGCTGTTTGCGGTAGCATTCAAATAAATGAAGTCATTATAGATAAAATGTGGATAAATAAGGGatttgaacaatttgattttcatttgatagCTGAGATGATTAGTAATAAGTGAGAGCTGTTTTAGAATACCGTATATTTTACCAACTTGTGAATTTATTTGAGGTTCCCAATCTAATTTAGAATTAAAAATGACTCCTAAATTGTTCACTTGGTCTGCGAATTGAATTTGCTCATTATTCATGATAAGTTCAGGCATAGAAAAGTGGGATCGTTGATGCCGATTAATAAATACTGCTTTAGTTTTAGTTGTGTTAATAGGCAGTAGATTCTCTTGAGACCACTGAAACACCTGTTGTAGATCGTAGTTGATTAACCTAGACATTTCCATGGTACTTGTTCTAGAATCAGCACAGAAATAAATTCGTACGTCGTCGGCGAACATGTGTACTGAGCAGAAttttaattttagttttttttagattcctGGAAAGTTTAATAACACAAATTATGAACGACATTTTCTTGTcttttctgaagaaaaaattcggtgtatgatttgacagataactttgaattattctaacaatgtatgccaaacactgtcgaatgctttttctatgtctagaagagcaagaccagtagaatagccttcagatttgttggaacggaaaagttgatgagtagtcgaatgtccatggcggaattcgaactgttcattggcaaaaaaatgaattttcgttgatgtgggccatcattctgttcaaaataaccttttaaaaagtttactgatggaggatagcaaactgattggcgatagctagaagcttctgcaggatttttgtctggttttaaaatttgaacaatcTTAACATTttcccatttgtcaggaaaatatgctaattgaaaacatttgttaaatatatcaactaagaatgataagctactttcaggaagtttcttgatgaggatgtagaattccatcatcgccaggagttatcatattcttgaattttttaataatagttctcacttcttccaaatcagactaccgggaattttcgaaaacgttcttgTTCGGTCGGGAAAAAATCGTGTTTCGGTGGACTGTATTTTCGGGACTTCCAGAGTACGGTTCTTATCGGGCGGAATTTCGGGTTTCCTTTCGGATCGCGGTCGGAAATGAATCGGTAGTCGAAATTAACTTTAACAAACTTAACTTTATTTAAACTTGCACGAACGCGTCGCGATGCTTCCTGTTCGGTAGACGGGTGAACTAATAATGGCGTTCGCATTCGCTTTTCCCTCGCTTTCTCCTCTTCCGTTGTGTCGTCGTTTTCGCACGTTTCTCTACTTCCTTTCCAAACGCACATCGTTGCGTTCAGCATTGGGCGATGCGAGTCGGCGCTGCTACACTGAACGCTTTTCGTTTGGAACATCATCCCCCGGGTTGAAGCGTCGCGGTTCAACTTTCTTCCGTTGATCAGGTTGGCCTTGGTTTTCCTCGATTGGCAATATTGACAGCTTGGAAATCGATCGCGTAAAAGTCTTACCTTCGCTGAAAACTTCCACAACTCGAACCAGATCATCGTGACCGGGATGGACAGATGTGATGCGGCCGAGCTTCCACTGTAGAGGCGGTCGGTTCTTGTCCTTCAGCAGGACGATCATTCCTGGTCGAACGTTGACGGAGGTGTTCCAGTTCTTCTTTCTGGGTTGTAGGCTGCTCAAATAATCACGGGACCAGGCCCTCCAAAACTGCTCTCGAAGCAGTTGAAGATGCTGCCAGCGATCAAGCCGGCCGATATTGAGGTCCTGGTATGATGGCTCGGGTATCGCAGTCATAGGGCGTCCTATCAGAAAATGAGCTGGAGTAATTACTTCGGGATCAGCTGGATCTCCCGATATTGCGAAAAGCGGCCTCGAGTTGAGAACTGCTTCAATTTCACAGAGTATCGTAGccatttcttcgaaatttaacGTTTTATCGCCTATCACTCGTTTCAGGTGTGTCTTTGTGCACTTCACTGCAGCCTCCCACAAGCCGCCAAACTCGGGCGAATCTGGCGGAATGAAATGCCACTCGATTTCCTTCACGTGGCAAAACTGCAGGATTCGATCGACGTCGGGCTGGTTTCGGAACATATCGTACAGCTTATGTAGCTCGTTATTCGTGCCATGAAAATTTATTGCATTGTCGGAATGCATCTCCGATACTATTCCCCTACGGCTCACAAAGCGTTGGAGCGCAGCAAGGAAAGCGTCGGTCGTCAGGTCGGACACCAATTCCAAGTGTATGGCTTTCGTGGCCATGCAAACGAACACAGCTATATACGCTTTGACCACCTTGGCTCGATGAGTACCCTGCTTGACCAAAATCGGACCGGCATAGTCCACACCGGTGATGTTGAAGGCGGGAGACGGCGTTACACGTTGCTTTGGTAGGTCCCCCATGAGCTGCGTAATGTCGGTTGGATTTGCGCGAAAGCATTTCACACACGATCCAGTTACCTGTCGAATTGTTGATCGGGCGCGTAGCAACCAAAAACGACGTCTGATTGCAGCAAGAAGTCCAGCAGGTCCAACGTGAAGAAGCTCTTGGTGCATATCACGGATCAAGCAGCGTGTTACCGGGCTTGCATTCGGGAGAATCAGTTGGTGCTTCGATTCGATTGGCAAGTTGGAGTGCTTGAGTCGTCCGCCGACCCTTAGCACGCCGTCGTCGGTTAGAATTGGATTAAGATTCCCAATTCGTTTGCAAGGCGTTTTCGTTTTCACTCGAAGGATTTCGTCTCCAAGCTCGACGTGCTGAATTACTCTTACAATAACGATCATCGAGCTTCGAAGTTTTTGAACGTTGAGATGACTACTGGTGATGCGGTCTTCCTTCGGTTTGCGAGTGTTGTTACTGAACCGCAATACCCATGCGATCGTTCGTTGGAGTCGTCGAAAAGAACTACACGTCTCGAAGATTTCCAGTGGCTCTTCGATGAGCGCCGGCATTGATACCACGTTGGCTTTCAATTCCGGAAGATCATCGTCCAGAATTTCGTTTGCTGCTCCGGTACTGACGACAGGTGAATTGATATACTCACCGCCTGTCCAAAACAGATCGCTAACCATGAGCTCGCAAGGAAGTAGCCCACGAGAAACGATGTCTGCTGGGTTGTGTTGTGAGCGAACGTAGTTCCATGAGAACCCTTCCGAGTTGACCTGGATCTCGTTGATGCGGTTGCACACGAACGTCTGTAGCTGATAAGGATGCTTCTTCAGCCACGACAAAACGATCTCGCTGTCGGAATACAAATTGACTCTTCGAATCGGAATGGTGAGGACGGGTAGCACTTTGCACACCAGCCTGACGAGCAAAAGTGCAGCACATAATTCCTTGCGTGGTATTGTGAGTGGGTGAATCGGTGCCACTTTGGACTTGCTGATTAGTAATCGAGACTTGATCGATCCGTCTTCCAGTGTGCTTTGGATGTACACGCACGCTCCGTATGCCACATTGGAAGCGTCCGCAAATCCATGTAGCTCGTAGTAGATTGCGCCATGGAACGTTACTTGGCGGGGAATTTTGATTAGCAGCAGTTTGGGGAGCGCATCCTTGAGTTCGTTCCATTCGAGTTGAGCTCTTGCGTCCACAGGTTCGTCCCAATCCAGTTTGCATTGCCACAAGCGTTGTACAAGCAGCTTTGCAACTAGAATGGAGGGTGAAAATAGTCCTAGTGGGTCGAAGTGTTTGGCAACCTCTGAATAAATGATTCTCTTCGTGGCGGGTTGGTCTCGTTCATTTTCTGGCTTGGAACATTCAGCAATCAAAAGTTCGTCGGAGGTCGGCTCCCACAGCAGGCCGAGAACTTTGATCACTTCGTTGACATGACGATCTGCAAGCAATTTCAACGATTCTCGTTCGTCCTCTGGGATGAGTGCTAGCAGTTGAGGGGCGTTGGAGCACCATTTGTGGATTGGGAACCCACCACGTGCTAACATCTCCTTCAGTTGGCGCTGTGCTTCGATGGCTTCGTCGATCGTAGCAGTCCCTGACAAAACGTCGTCAACGTAACAGTCGAATTTGATTATTTCCGCTGCTACaggaaaattttcagcttcGTCGTTGGCGAGTTGTATCAGGCTTCGAGTTGCTTGAAAGGGTGCGGAAGCCATACCGTACGTAACGGTCATCAGTTCCAGAATCTTCAAGGCTTCATTCGGATGCTCCCTCCAATAGATGCGTTGCTTATGCGTGTCGTCGGGATGAACAACGATTTGGCGATACATTTTCTTTATGTCCGCCGTGAAGACGTATCGATGTTGACGGAATCGAATCATGATCGAGAGGATGTCGCTCTGGACTACTGGGGCCACCAGCAGGGCTTCGTTGAGAGACAGGTTCATAGGAGCAGATTTGGCGCTTGCGTCGAAGACAACTCGAAACTTGGTTGACGAGCTGCCTGGGCGTAATACTGCGTGGTGCGGCAAGTAGTATGGCTTCAGGTTTGGATTGTCGTTGGCTATATCCACTTCTCGGCAATGACCAAGATGCAGATACTCTCGTATGAATTCCACATACTGGTCTTTCAGTTCAGGATCTCGCTGGAGCCGATTTTCTAGCATGAAAAAGCGTCGCAATGCTAGGTTTCGGCAGCTGTCTATCTGGTCGGCGTTCTCTTTAAGCGGCAATCGAACCACGAATCGTCCTGTGTTGTCTCGTGAGTAGGTGGACGAAAAATGGTCTTCACATTGCTGCTCCTCGAATGATATGGTGGCTGCGTTTGGAACTTCTTCGGTCTCCCAGAACCGTCGAATCAATCCTTCGACAGAATCGAGAGATGCAACATGGGAATACTGGATCGCTTCATCGTTGCTTACTGGCCGGTAGGCACCAGTGACCAGCCATCCCAGGTGTGAGTTGCGGAGTTCTGGCAAATCGTCGTCTAGTCTGATGAGTCCTGGAGTCATTAGCGCAAAAAATAACTCTGCGCCGATCAGCATATCAACCTTGTCCGTTTTGAAGAACAAAGGATCGGCCAACTGAATACCGTCTGGTAGCACCCAGCTGGTAACATCGATGTCGGTTGTCGGGATGGTTCCAGTGACTCTGGGAGTCACCAGGCACTCCAGTGAGGCACGAAAGTCGCTGCACCGAGATTGGAATTGCACTTCCACCTTGTCTCGTGCTAGACTTCTGACGTTGTTGATGCCGGAAATCGGTAcgttggctcgcttcttttccATGCCAAGGGTGTTGGCCATGCTTTCGGTGATGAAGTTCGCTTGCGATCCACTATCGAGTAGGGCTCGACACTGGTGGATTTGGTTGTTACTGTCGGTGACAAGGACCACCGCTGTTAGCAGTAGCACTGTCTTCGGAGCGTGGGCGTTGTTCACGTGGCAGGTTGTCGTGACGTTTGTTTCTGACGATGGGATTGCCAGAGGGACTGGCGCTGTAGACGATTGTCCTTGACCTTCTGGTTTCGGTTCAGTTGCTACGTTGCTGGTCGTGGATTCCGGTTTCGGGTTCGATTCATCATCGTGCAGTTGGGTGTGGTGTCGCTTGTGACACTTCTGACAGGACTTCGAAGATGGGCAAGCATTGGAACGATGACCCTTTCGGAGGCAGTTGAAACAAATGCCTGCCGATCGAACCTTCTCGAACTTTTCAGCGCTGGTGAGCGAGTTCAACTTATTGCACTGATAATTTCGATGCGGGGCTGCGCAGAAATCGCACTTCTCGATAAAATTCTCGGAGCTTGTCGTTGCTGCATGTGACCGCTGACTGGtgacccggataaaaaatacaatacaaaaacaatataactgaatgatacgtttttatccggggaCCTTCGGTATCGAACATTGCTGTCTCGGAACGAGTTTCGTTGTTGTCTGTGGGTATGCAGATACGCACCTCTCCAGTACTTGACACTGCGACTTCAAGAAGGCCATCGTGGATTTGTATTGTGGCAACTCGCCTGGCTTCAGAGTCTGCTCCCATTGCTTTCGGGTCGATTTATCCAGAGCTGCAGTTAGTAGGTAGACGATCATCAGTTCGGACACACCAGTTACTTCCTGCTTTAGGTACTCGAGACTTTCGACGTGGTTGATGCACTCATCGAGACGGGATCGCAGCTCTTTGTGGGATTCGGTTGCCATTTTCTTGAGTGAAAGTAGACCACGGATGTGAGTCTTAACAATCACTCGTTTGTTCTCGTAGCGTTCGGATAGAAGTGTCCATGCTTGCGTGTAATTGCCCTCGTTTATGGTCTTCGCATCCAATACTCCTGCCGCTGCTCCCACCAGCGCCTTGTCGAGGTGGTAGAGCTTTATCGCATCCGAGTCGCGGGATTGTGCCATTACGTCCTGAAACATGGCTTTGAATTTTGGCCACTTAGTGTACTCACCGTCAAAAGTGGGGATCGGAGCTTTTAATGGCTGCTGGTGAACGATGACTTGCGCTGGAGGGGCCACCTGATTCACAGGTTGCCGCATGAGGCGAGATTCGACTGCGACGGAAGTATTTTGATAATAATCCTCGAAGCGAATGTACTCGTCCTCCTGCGCACTCACCGCATCGTCCGGGACTATGACGATAATTTCGCTGTGGTATTTCGAGTATTCGTCATACGCAGATTGTAGTTTAGATACGTACACTTTCAAGTTAGCTGAATCGATCGGAAGCCGGACGTTGACGTTTTCGTAGATGCGAAGAACCTTGTTCATTGCCAGATTTCTCTGGCGATTCAGCGATTTGAGCCGAGCTGCTATAACGGGATCTGTTACGACGGGTACTTGGCTGGCACCTTTGCCAGTAATGAGGGAATGGTTCGATCTTCGAAATAGAAGTAACAAACGTTGTTACAAAGCGAAAGAAAATTAACTTTTATTAAATCGCGTGTTTCTCACAGAAACGTTTTTCAActaatgttgttgttgttgctacTGACGACGAAAATGCGCGCGAAGGGGTTTCGCCGCTTAGGTCGAATGACGTAGGACTACGGGATTGTCCATCTCAATACCCCCGCTCAATTCCCGGAGGCCATCAATCCAAGGCTGGCCCGATGTTTCTGGAACACTCCTGCTGGCAATCCCTTGGTCATGACATCAGCGAGTTGATCATTGGTAGACTTGTAGCGTAGGGCAACTTGTCCTTGCTGAATCAGCTCTCGCACGAAACGGTGCTTCACGTCGACATGCTTCATACGACCAGCATCCCTCTCGTCCTCTGCTATCCTGATGGTTGACTGATTGTCTTCGTAGTAAGTCACAGGTCCTTCGAGCTCTTTGCCCAAATCCTGCAACAGTCGCTTCATCCAGATACCGTGGCACACGGTCACGCTAAGTGCAACCAGCTCGGCCTCGGTCGATGACAAGGACACAGTCGATTGCTTCCTGGTAAGCCAACCAACCGTGCATCCATGAACCCGGAACACATATCCGGTGAGTGATCGCCGGTCTATCGGATCATTTGCCCAGTCGGCATCACAAAATGCTTCCATAACCGGTGCCTCGTTGCTTCCTCGAAATTCCAGTCCTAGGTCCAACGTGCCACGGATATACCGCAACACTCGCTTCAAGTGCACCCAGTGCTCTTCCGTTGGGCAGCTCTGGAATTGACTAAAATAGTTGACAGCCGCAAACAGATCGGGCCGCGATGTCAGGGCGACGTACATAAGGCACCCAATCAACTCGCGATACGGCTTCTCCGTTCGTTGGGACTCTTCTCCTTTCGACAACCGCAAACGACATTCGATTGGTGTGGAAATCGGCTTGCACTCCTGCATATTGAACCGCCGTAACAGGTCTTCCAGAAAAGTGCGCTGGCTAATCCGCAGGTACCTCTCATCGACAACGCGCTCAATTTTCATGCCAAGAAAGCTCTTCACCTCCCCCAGGTCCTTCATCTCAAATTCACTGGCCAGGGATCTCTTCACCGTCTCGATCACCTTCAATTGTGAACCGATAATCAAAATATCGTCCACATAGATAATCAGAAACAGTGGACCGTTTTTGGTTC includes:
- the LOC5571770 gene encoding histone H3-like centromeric protein A — protein: MPRRVRPPTRYPAGGKLQTLTTKGSKAKAVPEPPASKSKSKPSQASGAKSKAPSSPKQQKAAGPKRSEPSTSLPKQREVPSPVEPHPRRSRSESRLSSNSGDEDFQPSIRVRNASESRLYRSRQQIALQDIYRLQSTTQLLIPKLSFSRVIREVLMEYMYRDFRITTECLNALQEASEMYLVQVFEDSYRCCLHRNRVTLDVPDMKLALYLREKWRP